In Alphaproteobacteria bacterium US3C007, one genomic interval encodes:
- a CDS encoding 2Fe-2S iron-sulfur cluster-binding protein → MAKITYIEHNGTEHSVEVANGLTVMEGARDNNIAGIEADCGGACACSTCHVYIDPAWVEKLPTREAMEEDMLDFAYEPDPERSRLTCQLKVTDALDGLVVQMPEKQI, encoded by the coding sequence ATGGCAAAGATAACATATATTGAACATAATGGCACAGAACATAGCGTAGAGGTGGCCAATGGGCTCACCGTGATGGAAGGCGCTCGGGATAATAATATTGCTGGAATTGAAGCGGATTGCGGCGGCGCCTGCGCCTGTTCAACCTGCCATGTTTACATTGATCCAGCATGGGTTGAAAAGCTGCCAACGCGTGAGGCGATGGAAGAGGATATGCTCGATTTCGCCTATGAGCCTGATCCCGAACGTTCGCGCCTGACCTGCCAGTTAAAAGTGACTGATGCGCTTGACGGATTGGTTGTGCAGATGCCCGAAAAGCAAATTTAA
- a CDS encoding protease modulator HflC, translated as MRKLSFIVPVAVVLIALFMSTVFIVDERNKALVLQFGRVVAVKEDPGLAFKIPFIQEVVFYDDRILSRDVDPLEVTPLDDRRLVVDAFTRYRITDVNQFREAVGTGGVQVAESRLDSILKSEMREVLGSVSSNDILSSDRAVLMSRIRNAAIEKALPLGIEVVDVRLKRTDLPRANLDATFARMRAEREREAADEIARGNEAAQRVRALADRTQVEIVSEAKRESEIIRGLADAERNAIFASAFGADPEFFEFYRSLAAYRTALKGQNSTMVMSPDSEFFNYLKSDVIAK; from the coding sequence ATGCGTAAGTTAAGTTTTATTGTTCCAGTCGCTGTCGTTTTGATCGCGCTGTTCATGTCAACCGTGTTCATCGTTGATGAGCGGAATAAAGCACTGGTTTTGCAATTTGGCCGCGTGGTTGCGGTGAAAGAAGATCCTGGTTTGGCGTTTAAAATTCCCTTTATTCAAGAAGTTGTCTTCTATGATGATCGGATTTTAAGCCGCGATGTTGACCCGCTGGAAGTGACGCCTTTGGATGATCGCCGTTTGGTGGTGGATGCGTTTACGCGGTATCGGATCACGGATGTGAACCAGTTTCGTGAAGCCGTTGGCACCGGCGGTGTGCAAGTTGCAGAAAGCCGTTTGGACAGCATTTTGAAAAGTGAAATGCGTGAAGTTCTGGGCTCGGTTAGCTCGAACGATATTCTCAGTTCGGATCGGGCTGTTCTGATGTCGCGGATCCGCAACGCGGCGATTGAAAAAGCGCTGCCGCTGGGCATCGAAGTGGTTGATGTAAGATTGAAGAGAACCGATCTACCGCGCGCCAACTTAGATGCGACCTTTGCCAGAATGCGCGCCGAGCGCGAACGTGAAGCCGCAGATGAAATCGCTCGCGGGAACGAAGCGGCGCAGCGGGTACGGGCCTTGGCGGACAGAACGCAAGTTGAGATCGTATCTGAGGCGAAGCGCGAATCTGAAATCATCCGCGGTTTGGCGGATGCAGAACGAAACGCAATCTTTGCCAGCGCGTTCGGGGCAGATCCGGAATTCTTCGAATTTTACAGATCTTTGGCGGCTTATCGAACCGCGTTGAAGGGTCAGAATTCGACGATGGTTATGTCGCCGGATTCCGAGTTTTTCAACTATTTGAAATCGGATGTAATCGCTAAATGA
- a CDS encoding OB-fold nucleic acid binding domain-containing protein: MQNPHFPRYPKPPSACPADHLPYAATADRICVAGLVILRQRPGTAKGVIFITLEDETGTINIVVWRKVYEQFRRAILSARLMRVTGHLQREAGVTHVIAREIEDISPLLDHLLTQDKAQGETHSA, from the coding sequence ATGCAAAACCCTCATTTTCCCAGATATCCAAAGCCTCCCTCGGCCTGCCCGGCGGATCACCTGCCCTATGCTGCCACCGCTGATCGCATATGCGTGGCCGGATTGGTCATTTTAAGGCAACGGCCCGGCACTGCGAAAGGGGTAATTTTTATCACCTTAGAAGATGAAACAGGCACGATTAACATCGTGGTTTGGCGTAAAGTATATGAACAATTTCGGCGGGCTATTCTGTCGGCGCGGCTGATGCGGGTCACGGGGCATTTGCAGCGCGAAGCGGGTGTAACGCATGTGATTGCCCGAGAGATTGAAGATATCTCACCTTTGCTGGATCACTTGCTTACGCAGGATAAAGCACAAGGCGAGACGCATTCGGCTTAA
- a CDS encoding NAD(P)H-dependent oxidoreductase subunit E, which yields MALDERKGVWKSGKGKGRHTPKGRQYEDQALQEVQVLLGPQPRERDLLIEFLHLIQDEYGHLSAAHLRALAEEMRLSMAEIYEVASFYAHFDVVKEGETPPPALTIRVCDSLSCELAGAANLQKALQDGLDPSQVRVLRAPCMGRCDTAPVLELGHNHIDHATVEAVERAIAAQATHPIIPDYETLSEYQQNGGYRALQELRQSGDWEALQDKVLASGLRGLGGAGFPSGKKWGFVRANEGPRYLAVNGDEGEPGTFKDRYYLERMPHLFLEGMLMAAWAVEAEKAFIYMRDEYPAVLKILADEIAALEAAGLVPAGYIDLRRGAGAYICGEESAMIESIEGKRGMPRHRPPFVAQVGIFGRPTLVHNVETLHWVCRIAREGPQILSSVEKNGRTGLRSYSVSGRVQNPGVYLLPAGSTITDIIAASGGMAQGHAFKAYQPGGPSSGLLPASMNDIPLDFDTLQPHGSFIGSAAVVVLSDQDRARDAALNMLRFFEDESCGQCTPCRVGCEKAVKLMQSESWDQPLLGELCTAMQDASICGLGQAAPNPILMTMKHFSDEI from the coding sequence ATGGCATTGGATGAACGTAAAGGCGTTTGGAAATCGGGCAAAGGCAAGGGGCGTCATACGCCGAAGGGCCGCCAATATGAAGATCAAGCGCTGCAAGAGGTGCAAGTGTTGCTGGGCCCGCAACCTCGCGAGCGGGATTTACTGATCGAGTTTTTACATCTTATCCAAGATGAGTATGGGCATTTATCCGCGGCGCATTTGCGGGCCTTGGCGGAAGAAATGCGCCTGTCGATGGCTGAAATATACGAAGTGGCCAGTTTTTATGCGCATTTTGACGTGGTCAAAGAAGGCGAAACACCGCCTCCTGCCTTGACCATTCGAGTTTGCGACAGTTTGAGCTGCGAATTGGCGGGGGCTGCGAATTTACAAAAGGCTTTGCAGGATGGGTTAGATCCAAGCCAAGTGCGGGTGCTGCGCGCGCCCTGTATGGGGCGTTGTGATACCGCCCCCGTGCTAGAGCTTGGCCATAACCACATTGATCACGCCACAGTTGAGGCCGTCGAGCGGGCGATTGCGGCGCAGGCCACGCACCCAATAATCCCAGATTATGAAACCCTGTCTGAATATCAACAAAATGGCGGCTATCGCGCGCTGCAAGAGCTTCGCCAATCTGGGGATTGGGAGGCGCTGCAGGATAAGGTTCTGGCCTCTGGTTTGCGCGGGCTTGGTGGTGCGGGTTTCCCGTCGGGTAAAAAATGGGGCTTTGTTCGGGCCAATGAAGGCCCGCGGTATTTGGCTGTGAATGGTGATGAAGGCGAGCCGGGCACATTTAAAGACCGCTATTATCTTGAGCGCATGCCGCATCTCTTTCTTGAGGGTATGTTGATGGCGGCATGGGCAGTTGAGGCGGAAAAGGCCTTTATTTATATGCGCGATGAATATCCGGCTGTGTTGAAAATTTTAGCCGATGAGATTGCTGCGCTTGAAGCGGCGGGTCTTGTGCCTGCGGGCTATATTGACCTACGGCGCGGCGCTGGAGCTTATATCTGCGGCGAAGAAAGCGCGATGATCGAAAGCATTGAGGGCAAGCGTGGCATGCCCCGCCATCGCCCGCCTTTTGTGGCGCAGGTTGGCATTTTTGGGCGTCCGACGCTGGTGCATAATGTCGAAACTCTGCATTGGGTGTGCCGGATCGCCCGCGAAGGTCCGCAGATTCTTAGCAGCGTAGAAAAAAACGGTCGTACAGGTTTGCGCTCATATTCTGTGTCAGGGCGGGTCCAAAACCCTGGCGTTTACCTTTTGCCCGCCGGCTCTACGATTACCGATATAATCGCGGCAAGCGGCGGGATGGCGCAGGGGCATGCGTTCAAGGCCTACCAGCCGGGGGGGCCGTCTTCTGGCCTATTGCCCGCCTCAATGAATGATATTCCGCTGGATTTTGATACGCTGCAACCGCATGGATCCTTTATTGGCTCAGCCGCGGTTGTTGTTCTGTCAGATCAGGACCGGGCCCGCGATGCGGCGCTGAATATGCTGCGGTTTTTTGAAGATGAGAGCTGCGGCCAATGCACCCCCTGCCGCGTTGGCTGCGAAAAGGCAGTGAAGCTGATGCAGTCTGAGAGCTGGGATCAACCATTGCTGGGGGAATTGTGCACCGCGATGCAAGATGCCTCGATTTGTGGTTTGGGGCAGGCGGCGCCAAACCCGATCTTAATGACGATGA
- the xseA gene encoding exodeoxyribonuclease VII large subunit, which produces MSDLIDDPVAGFNQPEFTVSEISGAIKRLIEGEFSHIRLKGEIGRVSYPRSGHVYLDLKDEKSVISAVVWKGVAARLPMRPEEGLEVVATGRVTTFAGQSKYQLIIEDLKPAGMGALMAMLEKRKAQLAAEGLFDAGRKKPLPYLPDVIGVVTSPSGAVIRDILHRLRDRFPRKVLIWPVAVQGERCAGEVSRAIAGFNALEAGGAIPRPDLLIVARGGGSLEDLWGFNEESVARAAAASDIPLISAVGHETDTTLIDYVSDKRAPTPTAAAELAVPVRHELAAWVNAQDARMSQALSTSFGRNRQRVADLARALPRLETILENPRQRLDFLSERLPTALRGLVQSRRLALSETAGRLNFDGLRQRLKTAGLKLHACEHRLDPALRHGLQRKQDILTQKTQQLHPRALRRDIAQGRKDLAQLARRLRDATDVALLKSKQQLDGLERLRETLGYKATLHRGYAVVRAQDTVITSRQAAKAASGLEIEFADGRFAVGEPRAKPARAHSKSSDQGSLF; this is translated from the coding sequence ATGTCAGATTTAATCGATGATCCGGTCGCTGGTTTTAACCAGCCAGAATTTACTGTTTCGGAAATTTCTGGTGCAATCAAACGTCTGATCGAAGGTGAGTTTTCGCATATCCGCTTGAAGGGCGAGATTGGACGCGTGTCCTATCCGAGATCGGGCCATGTCTACCTAGATCTGAAAGATGAAAAATCTGTGATTTCGGCGGTGGTCTGGAAGGGCGTTGCCGCGCGCTTGCCAATGCGCCCCGAAGAAGGGCTCGAAGTGGTTGCAACCGGGCGGGTGACCACCTTTGCTGGCCAGTCAAAATATCAATTGATTATAGAGGATCTTAAACCGGCCGGTATGGGCGCATTGATGGCGATGTTGGAAAAGCGCAAAGCTCAGTTGGCGGCGGAAGGTTTGTTTGATGCCGGGCGTAAAAAGCCTTTGCCGTATTTGCCCGACGTGATTGGCGTGGTGACATCGCCTTCCGGAGCGGTGATCCGCGATATTTTGCATCGATTGCGCGACCGCTTTCCCCGCAAAGTGCTGATTTGGCCGGTGGCTGTGCAGGGCGAGCGCTGCGCGGGCGAGGTCAGCCGCGCCATAGCTGGCTTTAACGCGCTTGAGGCAGGCGGAGCAATTCCACGCCCCGACTTGCTGATTGTGGCGCGTGGTGGCGGCTCGTTAGAAGATCTTTGGGGTTTCAATGAAGAAAGCGTGGCGCGCGCCGCCGCTGCGTCAGACATTCCGCTTATCTCGGCTGTGGGCCATGAAACCGATACCACGTTGATTGATTATGTTTCAGATAAGCGGGCGCCAACCCCCACAGCAGCGGCCGAACTGGCGGTGCCCGTGCGCCACGAGCTGGCGGCTTGGGTGAACGCTCAGGATGCGCGCATGAGCCAAGCTTTAAGCACATCTTTTGGGCGAAACCGGCAACGTGTGGCTGATTTGGCGCGGGCCCTACCGCGATTAGAGACGATTTTGGAAAACCCCCGGCAAAGGCTGGATTTTCTGTCAGAGCGTTTACCCACCGCCTTGCGCGGCTTGGTGCAAAGCCGGCGTTTAGCGCTTTCTGAAACCGCAGGCCGCCTTAATTTTGATGGGTTAAGGCAGCGTCTGAAAACGGCGGGTTTGAAATTGCACGCCTGCGAGCATCGTTTGGATCCGGCATTGCGTCATGGATTGCAACGCAAGCAAGATATTTTGACGCAAAAAACGCAGCAATTACATCCGCGCGCGCTGCGCCGTGACATCGCGCAAGGGCGCAAAGATCTTGCGCAGTTGGCGCGCCGGTTACGGGATGCAACCGATGTAGCGCTGTTAAAATCAAAGCAGCAATTGGACGGGTTGGAGCGCTTGCGCGAAACGTTGGGCTATAAGGCGACGTTGCATCGCGGCTATGCGGTTGTGCGCGCGCAAGACACAGTGATTACTTCGCGCCAAGCCGCCAAAGCAGCCTCTGGATTAGAAATTGAATTTGCCGATGGGCGTTTTGCTGTGGGCGAGCCGCGCGCCAAGCCAGCACGGGCGCATTCTAAATCTTCCGATCAAGGGTCGTTATTCTAG
- the purD gene encoding phosphoribosylamine--glycine ligase, with amino-acid sequence MNILILGSGGREHALAWAVQQNPKCDRLWMAPGNPGMAALGECVAIDIEDAAAILTFVQQQEIDFVIIGPEAPLALGVSDALRAADILTFGPSKAAAALEASKNFTKQICDAAKAPTAAYGHFSDAQSAKTYIAAQGAPIVVKADGLAAGKGVIIAEDIQTACSAVDDMFTGEFGSAGAEVVIEEFMEGEEASFFVLCDGENVLPMGSAQDHKRVGDGDSGPNTGGMGAYSPAPVLTQEIAEKALHEIIRPTMAEMRRRGIPYQGVLYAGLMIKEGQPRLVEYNVRFGDPECQVLMMRLGAQALDLMLATAQGQLNTAKINWADDHALTVVLATQGYPGAYQKGSEIKGLDDLAFDSQQMVFHAGTKQEGTTLRANGGRVLNVTARAETLSAAQSRAYELLEKIDWPDGFHRTDIGWRAL; translated from the coding sequence ATGAATATCTTAATATTGGGCAGCGGTGGGCGCGAACATGCTTTGGCCTGGGCCGTACAGCAGAACCCAAAATGTGATCGGCTCTGGATGGCGCCCGGAAACCCCGGCATGGCGGCGTTGGGGGAGTGCGTTGCCATAGATATTGAGGATGCGGCTGCAATCCTGACATTCGTACAGCAGCAGGAAATTGATTTTGTGATTATCGGCCCAGAGGCTCCGCTGGCGCTGGGTGTTTCGGATGCGTTGCGAGCGGCTGATATTTTAACCTTTGGCCCTAGCAAAGCCGCCGCGGCGCTGGAAGCCAGCAAAAACTTCACCAAACAAATTTGTGATGCCGCCAAAGCGCCAACCGCAGCCTATGGGCATTTTAGCGATGCGCAAAGCGCGAAAACCTATATCGCCGCGCAAGGGGCACCAATCGTGGTAAAGGCCGATGGCTTGGCCGCAGGCAAGGGCGTGATTATCGCCGAAGATATCCAAACTGCCTGTTCTGCCGTGGATGACATGTTCACGGGTGAATTTGGCAGCGCAGGCGCAGAAGTCGTGATTGAAGAGTTCATGGAAGGTGAAGAAGCCTCTTTCTTTGTGCTCTGCGATGGCGAGAATGTGTTGCCGATGGGCAGCGCCCAAGATCACAAGCGCGTGGGCGATGGTGATAGCGGCCCCAATACCGGCGGCATGGGGGCCTACTCGCCAGCGCCGGTGCTGACACAGGAGATTGCTGAGAAAGCATTGCATGAGATTATCCGCCCCACGATGGCCGAAATGCGCCGGCGCGGTATCCCTTATCAAGGCGTGCTTTATGCAGGACTAATGATCAAAGAAGGGCAACCCCGCCTTGTGGAATATAACGTCCGCTTTGGCGATCCTGAGTGCCAAGTGCTGATGATGCGTCTTGGCGCGCAAGCGCTTGATCTGATGCTGGCAACGGCGCAGGGGCAACTGAACACCGCCAAAATAAATTGGGCAGATGATCACGCGCTCACCGTCGTTTTGGCAACCCAAGGCTATCCGGGCGCCTATCAAAAGGGCAGCGAGATAAAAGGCTTAGACGATCTGGCCTTTGATTCCCAACAGATGGTGTTTCATGCTGGCACGAAACAAGAGGGCACGACGCTGCGCGCAAATGGTGGGCGGGTTTTAAACGTCACTGCGCGCGCGGAAACGCTGAGCGCGGCGCAAAGCCGCGCCTATGAGCTGCTGGAAAAGATTGATTGGCCAGACGGCTTCCACCGCACCGATATCGGATGGCGGGCCCTGTAA
- a CDS encoding DUF2065 domain-containing protein: MIEICLWAIGLILVFEGLVYVLAPSLVEAMLQYLQALPLSQRRFIGAVIALLGAIILWAARIIA; encoded by the coding sequence ATGATCGAAATCTGCCTATGGGCGATTGGATTGATTTTAGTTTTCGAGGGGCTGGTCTATGTGCTGGCCCCTTCTTTGGTTGAAGCGATGTTGCAATATTTGCAAGCCTTGCCGCTTTCGCAGCGCCGGTTCATTGGGGCCGTCATCGCTTTGCTGGGCGCTATTATTTTATGGGCTGCGCGGATAATCGCCTAG
- a CDS encoding Do family serine endopeptidase — translation MAAARSAPESFADLVEEISPAVVNITTTTKMSENVMPRGVVPEGSPFEDLFRDFNERGPSRPGPRRGSALGSGFVISEDGYVVTNNHVIEGADEIMVEFSDGAELSATLVGVDKNVDIAVLKVEAEGPLAFVAFGNSDVARVGDWVMAIGNPLGQGFSVSAGIISARNRELSGNYDDYIQTDAAINRGNSGGPLFNMNGDVIGVNTAILSPNGGSIGIGFSMSSNVVLPVVDQIREFGEVRRGWLGVNIGNVTDEMADALAMDEPSGAIVLDVFDGPAKAAGLQVTDVIVMFDGQAVTDSGSLVKLVGKSPVGKVVKTIVLRDGQRKTLDVILGQRPGEEAILATAPVPEETIEVPKAELLGLTLSNITDELREENALDGSVEGLLITNVDESSDAYEKGIRAGDIITDAGQQTISDVAELEAQIVATREAGRQSVLVLVRREGQPRFVVLSVE, via the coding sequence ATGGCGGCGGCGCGCAGCGCTCCGGAAAGCTTTGCTGATCTGGTTGAAGAGATTAGCCCCGCTGTGGTCAATATTACGACAACGACAAAAATGTCGGAAAATGTAATGCCACGCGGCGTGGTGCCCGAGGGCAGCCCATTTGAGGATCTTTTTCGCGATTTTAATGAGCGTGGCCCCTCGCGGCCTGGACCGCGCAGAGGCTCGGCGCTTGGGTCAGGCTTTGTGATTTCAGAAGATGGCTATGTGGTGACCAATAACCACGTGATCGAAGGTGCTGATGAGATTATGGTTGAGTTTTCCGATGGGGCAGAGCTTTCTGCAACATTGGTTGGAGTTGATAAAAACGTTGATATCGCGGTTTTGAAAGTAGAGGCAGAGGGTCCGCTTGCTTTCGTTGCCTTTGGCAATAGCGATGTGGCGCGCGTGGGCGATTGGGTGATGGCCATCGGCAATCCTTTAGGGCAGGGGTTTTCGGTATCAGCGGGGATAATTTCGGCTAGAAATCGTGAGTTATCAGGTAATTATGACGATTATATTCAGACGGATGCAGCGATTAACCGCGGCAATTCGGGCGGCCCTTTGTTCAATATGAACGGGGATGTGATCGGTGTGAATACGGCCATCCTCTCGCCGAATGGCGGATCGATAGGGATTGGCTTTTCCATGTCGTCCAATGTGGTTTTGCCCGTTGTTGATCAAATCCGGGAATTTGGCGAAGTGCGTCGGGGCTGGTTGGGCGTGAATATTGGCAATGTCACCGATGAAATGGCGGATGCGCTTGCGATGGATGAACCATCTGGTGCCATCGTGTTGGATGTTTTTGATGGCCCGGCGAAAGCGGCAGGCCTGCAAGTGACCGATGTGATCGTGATGTTTGACGGGCAGGCGGTTACCGATTCTGGATCCCTGGTCAAATTGGTTGGCAAATCGCCCGTGGGCAAAGTTGTAAAGACGATCGTATTGCGCGACGGGCAGCGTAAAACGCTGGACGTGATTTTGGGGCAACGGCCGGGTGAAGAGGCAATTTTGGCAACCGCGCCAGTGCCAGAGGAAACGATAGAGGTGCCAAAAGCCGAGCTGCTTGGTTTAACGCTGTCAAACATCACGGATGAGTTGCGCGAAGAAAATGCTTTGGATGGCAGCGTTGAAGGGTTGTTAATCACCAATGTCGATGAAAGTTCGGATGCCTATGAAAAAGGGATCCGCGCAGGCGATATCATCACCGATGCGGGCCAGCAAACGATCAGCGATGTTGCCGAACTTGAAGCGCAAATTGTTGCAACGCGTGAGGCGGGTCGGCAATCGGTTCTCGTGTTGGTGCGGCGGGAAGGTCAACCGCGTTTTGTTGTGCTAAGCGTCGAATAA
- the hflK gene encoding FtsH protease activity modulator HflK, translating to MTGNSGGPWGRGGGGGENDDRNRPNGNGGDDRRPRNDGPQMPPELDDMLRKGQEQLKVLLGGGSGGGSNGSSQQSGPGMGRSGYLLIAALLVAFWSFSSFYTVKPEEKSVELFLGKFSSIGNPGLNFAPWPLVTREVLPVTREQNESIGVGGRGSDAGLMLTRDENIVDIDFEVVWNISDPAKYLFNLRDPQMTIRAVSESAMREIIAQSELAPILNRDRGLIAANLETLIQETLDSYGSGVSLVRVNFDRADPPEQVIDAFRAVQAAEQERDRLEKQADAYANRVLAQARGESAQVFEEAEGYRARVVNEATGEASRFSAVLEEYSKAPEVTRKRLYLETMEEVLGGLEKVIIDDQTGGQGVVPYLPLNQLRQEKN from the coding sequence ATGACTGGAAACTCAGGTGGCCCATGGGGCCGCGGCGGCGGCGGCGGTGAAAATGATGATCGCAACCGTCCCAATGGCAACGGCGGCGACGATCGTCGTCCGCGCAATGATGGCCCGCAAATGCCGCCGGAATTGGATGATATGCTGCGCAAAGGCCAAGAGCAGCTAAAGGTTTTATTGGGCGGCGGTTCGGGCGGAGGATCCAACGGATCTTCGCAGCAATCCGGCCCCGGCATGGGCCGCAGCGGCTATTTATTGATCGCGGCTTTATTGGTGGCGTTTTGGAGTTTTTCCAGTTTTTACACTGTGAAGCCGGAAGAAAAGTCGGTTGAGTTATTCCTTGGCAAGTTTTCCTCTATTGGCAATCCGGGTTTGAACTTTGCCCCTTGGCCACTAGTCACCCGTGAAGTGTTGCCGGTAACCCGAGAACAAAATGAAAGCATTGGCGTGGGTGGCCGCGGCAGTGACGCGGGTTTGATGCTGACGCGCGATGAGAATATCGTGGATATTGATTTTGAGGTGGTCTGGAATATTAGCGATCCCGCAAAATATTTGTTTAACTTGCGCGATCCACAAATGACGATTCGCGCCGTGTCTGAATCTGCGATGCGCGAAATTATTGCCCAATCTGAATTGGCCCCGATCCTGAATCGTGACCGGGGTTTGATCGCTGCAAATCTTGAAACCCTCATTCAAGAAACGCTCGACAGTTACGGTAGCGGCGTCAGCTTGGTGCGGGTGAACTTTGATCGGGCAGACCCGCCCGAACAGGTGATTGATGCGTTCCGCGCGGTGCAAGCCGCCGAGCAAGAGCGCGACCGTCTGGAAAAGCAAGCGGATGCTTATGCGAACCGCGTCTTGGCGCAAGCCCGTGGTGAATCTGCGCAGGTCTTTGAAGAAGCCGAAGGGTACCGTGCGCGCGTGGTGAATGAGGCGACGGGTGAAGCCAGCCGCTTTAGTGCGGTTTTGGAAGAATATAGCAAAGCCCCCGAGGTAACCCGCAAACGGCTGTATCTGGAAACCATGGAAGAGGTATTAGGTGGGCTTGAGAAGGTGATCATCGATGATCAAACGGGCGGTCAGGGCGTGGTGCCCTATCTGCCATTGAACCAATTGCGTCAGGAGAAAAACTAA
- the gor gene encoding glutathione-disulfide reductase: protein MRFDFNLFVIGGGSGGVRAARVAAGELGLKVGLAEEDRYGGTCVIRGCVPKKLMVYASEYSQIPSQAKAYGWQIDNARFEWPQLRGNLHAELDRLEGVYRRLLSESGVTSFDARARIVDPHCVELADGTRVTAEHILVATGGNPVLPDIPGIEHAISSNEMFLLKSLPKSILIVGGGYIACEFAGIMNGLGVATTQFYRGDQILRGFDDEVRNHLAAQILLRGVNLRLNRNVASIEKTEQGLLVADSNGETATFDQVMFATGRRANSEALGLETLGVRQKPNGAIEVDAYSQSSVPSIYAIGDVTDRVNLTPVAIREAMAFTSTVFQGQPVAVDHDLIATAVFTQPELGTIGQSEAEARAKGPVDIYTTQFKPMRQGFAQQDEKTFMKLVVDQASQKVLGCHIIAPGAGEMIQMVAIAIKMGATKADFDQTVAVHPTLAEELVTMRHPSRSG from the coding sequence ATGCGGTTTGATTTCAATTTGTTTGTTATTGGCGGTGGATCGGGCGGCGTGCGCGCGGCGCGCGTTGCGGCTGGTGAGTTGGGGTTGAAAGTCGGCCTTGCCGAGGAAGATCGTTATGGCGGCACCTGCGTAATTCGGGGCTGCGTGCCGAAAAAGCTGATGGTTTATGCCAGCGAGTATAGCCAGATACCCAGCCAAGCAAAAGCATATGGTTGGCAGATCGATAACGCCCGGTTTGAATGGCCGCAATTGCGCGGCAATTTGCATGCCGAGCTTGATCGGCTAGAGGGGGTGTACCGGCGCTTACTCAGCGAGTCCGGCGTTACAAGTTTTGACGCCCGTGCCCGGATCGTTGATCCGCATTGCGTTGAACTGGCAGATGGCACGCGCGTAACGGCAGAGCATATATTGGTGGCCACTGGCGGAAACCCTGTTTTGCCGGATATCCCCGGGATCGAGCATGCGATCAGTTCAAATGAAATGTTTTTATTAAAGAGCCTACCCAAAAGCATTTTGATCGTGGGCGGTGGATATATCGCCTGCGAGTTTGCAGGGATTATGAATGGGCTTGGCGTTGCAACCACGCAGTTTTACCGCGGAGACCAAATTTTACGCGGCTTTGATGACGAGGTCCGCAACCATTTGGCCGCGCAAATATTGCTGCGCGGAGTTAATCTGCGCCTCAACAGGAATGTTGCATCGATCGAAAAAACTGAGCAGGGCCTTTTGGTTGCCGATAGCAATGGCGAAACAGCCACGTTTGACCAAGTGATGTTTGCAACTGGTCGGCGCGCCAATAGTGAGGCTTTGGGCTTGGAAACGCTGGGGGTAAGGCAAAAGCCGAATGGCGCGATCGAGGTAGATGCCTATTCGCAAAGCTCAGTGCCCTCGATCTATGCGATTGGCGATGTGACCGATCGGGTGAACCTTACGCCTGTGGCAATCCGCGAAGCTATGGCGTTCACGTCCACTGTGTTCCAAGGCCAGCCGGTGGCGGTTGATCATGATTTGATCGCTACAGCCGTGTTCACCCAGCCAGAATTGGGCACGATCGGGCAGAGCGAGGCAGAGGCCCGTGCCAAAGGCCCGGTTGATATTTACACCACGCAGTTCAAGCCGATGCGCCAAGGCTTTGCGCAACAAGACGAAAAAACCTTTATGAAATTGGTTGTCGATCAAGCTTCCCAAAAGGTTTTAGGCTGTCATATCATCGCCCCCGGGGCCGGTGAAATGATTCAAATGGTAGCGATTGCGATCAAAATGGGGGCGACGAAAGCTGATTTTGATCAAACCGTGGCGGTTCATCCGACATTGGCCGAAGAACTGGTTACGATGCGCCATCCATCACGCAGCGGTTGA